A window of Sutcliffiella cohnii contains these coding sequences:
- a CDS encoding helix-turn-helix transcriptional regulator produces MINTVGYNLKMLRYERNYTQKLVAKEMGVSVQKMSAIERNKQEIDEELLKKLAEFYGVREEDILGE; encoded by the coding sequence ATGATTAACACGGTTGGCTATAACTTAAAAATGCTAAGGTATGAACGAAATTACACACAAAAATTAGTTGCAAAGGAAATGGGTGTCTCCGTACAAAAGATGAGTGCGATAGAGAGAAATAAGCAGGAAATAGATGAAGAATTACTAAAAAAACTTGCGGAATTTTATGGGGTACGTGAAGAAGATATATTAGGAGAATAG
- a CDS encoding nucleoside deaminase, whose protein sequence is MNIDKDRYYLELALEEAEQALSENTYPVGAVIVDEHYNVIAKGRNQVFPNQDATSHAEINAIRNAGQAILNAKISREKYTIYTSLEPCPMCTGGILFAHIKKVVWLLNDDVGFGGYKKLKEANVFDERFNEVEMVEEPFHDLKLKQMELMSQWASNPNNIINIRKALEK, encoded by the coding sequence ATGAATATAGATAAAGATCGATATTATTTAGAATTAGCGTTAGAAGAAGCAGAACAAGCTTTATCTGAAAATACATATCCAGTAGGAGCAGTAATTGTCGATGAACATTATAATGTAATCGCTAAAGGGAGAAACCAAGTATTTCCCAATCAAGATGCCACGTCTCATGCTGAAATTAATGCGATTAGAAATGCTGGTCAAGCGATACTAAACGCAAAAATTAGTCGAGAAAAATACACTATTTACACTTCTTTAGAACCGTGTCCGATGTGTACGGGTGGTATTTTATTTGCACATATTAAAAAAGTTGTTTGGTTGCTAAATGACGATGTAGGATTCGGTGGTTATAAAAAGCTTAAGGAAGCGAATGTATTTGATGAAAGGTTCAATGAAGTGGAAATGGTAGAAGAACCGTTTCACGATTTGAAGCTCAAACAGATGGAGCTTATGAGTCAATGGGCTAGTAATCCAAACAATATTATAAATATAAGAAAAGCTTTGGAAAAGTAA
- a CDS encoding homoserine/threonine efflux transporter, giving the protein MDSLLTYISIAAMMVVIPGADTMLLVKNTLSYGPKAGRYTVLGMATGLTFWTLIAILGLSVVIAKSVILFSTIKYLGAAYLIYLGIKSFFAKSSLSLEEIKAQANTPTTSSSRHNKESFMQALLSNVLNPKTVLVYITVMPQFVNLNENVNQQLIVLASILTFLAVLWFLTLVYVIDYAKKLLNNAKFQKVFQKSTGLILVGFGVKTGI; this is encoded by the coding sequence ATGGATAGTTTACTAACATACATATCGATTGCTGCAATGATGGTCGTTATACCAGGAGCAGATACGATGCTTCTCGTAAAAAATACGCTTAGCTACGGTCCGAAAGCTGGACGTTATACTGTACTTGGAATGGCAACAGGCCTTACTTTTTGGACGCTTATTGCAATTCTTGGTTTATCAGTTGTTATTGCTAAATCTGTCATTCTATTTAGTACCATTAAATACTTAGGAGCAGCCTACTTAATTTATTTAGGAATAAAAAGCTTTTTTGCTAAAAGCTCGCTTTCTTTAGAAGAAATTAAAGCACAAGCGAACACTCCAACCACTTCTTCAAGTCGACACAATAAAGAATCCTTTATGCAGGCGTTACTAAGCAATGTACTAAATCCAAAGACTGTTTTAGTTTATATAACTGTCATGCCTCAATTTGTCAATTTGAACGAAAATGTAAATCAGCAACTGATTGTGTTAGCATCCATCCTTACGTTCCTCGCTGTTTTATGGTTTCTAACCCTTGTTTATGTCATTGATTACGCAAAGAAATTGTTAAACAACGCCAAATTCCAGAAAGTCTTCCAAAAGTCTACTGGGTTAATTTTAGTAGGGTTTGGGGTTAAAACTGGAATATAA
- a CDS encoding TrmB family transcriptional regulator has protein sequence MKESIFATLKNLNFTEYEAKAYLSLLEESPLTGYAVAKNSGVPRSKIYEVLDSLTMRGDILVSPGNTPQYTPVPAKELIKNRRKQAEENFELAEKSLAEFEQSANDRENIWNITGSGAILDKVKESILSAKKRILLEVWKEEFEELEPELRAAAEKGINVTIIAYGEISSDFANVYLHYMGQDITEEYGGRWLVISADDSEVVAGIVSLGKDSRAAWTRHVGLVMPITEFVIHDLYLMEIMKEHREILEGSFGENLVNLRRKFSIHPDFKKHYVK, from the coding sequence ATGAAAGAATCCATTTTCGCAACGTTAAAGAATTTAAATTTTACAGAATATGAAGCAAAAGCGTATTTGAGCCTTTTGGAGGAATCTCCATTAACGGGATATGCAGTAGCGAAAAATTCTGGTGTACCACGATCCAAAATATATGAAGTGCTAGATAGTCTCACGATGCGGGGAGATATTCTCGTTAGTCCAGGAAATACGCCACAGTATACTCCTGTTCCAGCAAAAGAGCTCATTAAAAATCGCCGCAAGCAAGCGGAAGAGAATTTTGAACTAGCAGAAAAATCATTAGCGGAATTCGAGCAATCAGCAAATGACCGTGAAAATATATGGAATATCACTGGGAGCGGTGCAATTCTTGATAAGGTAAAAGAAAGTATATTATCTGCAAAGAAAAGAATTCTCCTAGAGGTTTGGAAAGAGGAATTTGAAGAACTGGAGCCTGAACTAAGAGCGGCAGCAGAAAAGGGGATTAACGTAACCATTATCGCTTATGGAGAAATCTCCTCTGACTTTGCGAATGTGTACCTACATTATATGGGACAAGATATTACAGAAGAATATGGTGGACGCTGGCTTGTTATTAGTGCAGATGATTCCGAAGTAGTTGCCGGTATTGTCTCGTTAGGGAAAGATAGTCGCGCAGCATGGACAAGGCATGTAGGGCTAGTCATGCCAATTACGGAATTTGTCATTCACGATTTATATCTTATGGAAATAATGAAGGAGCATAGAGAAATTTTAGAAGGAAGTTTCGGGGAAAACCTCGTGAACTTACGGCGTAAATTTTCCATACACCCAGATTTTAAAAAGCATTATGTAAAATAA
- a CDS encoding CPCC family cysteine-rich protein, whose protein sequence is MYLLRDILQTNTYEICEICFWEDDGYQYKYPDETGANYVSFRKAQQNFLKFWAKGERSLQFGRSPNKSDIKDHNWKPL, encoded by the coding sequence TTGTACTTACTTAGAGATATACTTCAAACAAATACATATGAAATATGTGAAATTTGCTTTTGGGAAGACGATGGATACCAATACAAATATCCTGATGAAACGGGTGCCAACTATGTATCCTTTAGAAAGGCCCAACAAAATTTTCTAAAATTTTGGGCTAAAGGTGAAAGAAGCTTACAATTTGGTAGATCTCCTAATAAATCTGATATAAAAGATCATAATTGGAAACCGTTATAA
- a CDS encoding DUF2268 domain-containing protein: protein MKIVNYVVIFMFVLLLSACEETVDTEIKEEVEVSEGVFTVAHETFEQTFEIIPLYENFHEYIEKSEIEDTNLRFLYLETVFLPSWDKCFKDGEYLDLMNNYIQNPPTNIHDTKRIVNEMMNANLEVVVQAALKKSSDILPGPDTTVCILPYNQNAGGVALNVGAGKIVIFYNKQFYNTENTLAGTVAHEYHHSVWTDEHYSGEPMTLLDYLIFEGRAESFKRILYPEASIFTVSPQQEEANWNKIERESDSTNYEYNQQVIFGGGGFPRLYGYAIGFNIMQDFLENNPDATIEEWTALSPEEILEKSNYVDRFR, encoded by the coding sequence ATGAAAATAGTAAACTATGTAGTGATATTCATGTTCGTTTTGTTGCTTTCAGCTTGCGAGGAAACTGTTGATACAGAAATAAAAGAAGAAGTAGAAGTAAGTGAAGGCGTTTTTACTGTTGCCCATGAAACTTTCGAGCAGACTTTCGAAATTATCCCGCTATATGAGAATTTCCATGAGTACATTGAAAAAAGTGAAATAGAAGATACAAATTTGCGGTTCTTGTATTTAGAAACTGTGTTTCTCCCATCCTGGGACAAGTGTTTTAAAGATGGTGAATATCTAGATTTAATGAACAACTACATACAAAATCCTCCCACTAACATACACGACACAAAAAGAATTGTTAATGAAATGATGAATGCCAATCTTGAAGTAGTTGTGCAAGCAGCATTGAAGAAATCATCTGACATACTCCCAGGTCCTGATACTACAGTTTGTATCCTTCCCTACAATCAAAACGCTGGTGGTGTAGCATTAAATGTAGGGGCAGGGAAGATCGTCATCTTTTATAACAAACAATTTTATAATACAGAAAATACCTTAGCCGGTACAGTGGCACACGAATACCATCACAGCGTTTGGACAGATGAACATTATTCAGGTGAACCTATGACACTATTAGATTATTTAATATTTGAAGGTCGAGCGGAAAGTTTTAAACGTATCCTTTATCCAGAGGCAAGTATTTTCACCGTATCGCCACAACAAGAAGAAGCGAACTGGAATAAAATTGAGAGAGAATCGGATTCAACTAACTACGAATATAATCAACAAGTGATATTTGGAGGAGGAGGATTTCCGAGACTTTACGGTTATGCTATTGGATTTAATATAATGCAAGACTTTTTGGAGAATAATCCCGATGCAACGATTGAGGAATGGACAGCACTATCACCGGAAGAGATCTTAGAAAAAAGTAATTATGTGGATCGTTTTAGATAG
- a CDS encoding GNAT family protein: MELFVCLNEQQRGFEEKVIKNEDYLTTFQIYLTALENYLTTSQIYLTAMENYLTTFQIYLTALENYLTTSQIYLTAMENYLTTSQIYLTTSENYLTTVKIVRLFNLSILIKERTIMEITPVVLSGDRVKIQPMELHHVQELFEAGNNPNIWAYMSMNVRSIEDMKNLVTGALQAREQGSEFPFVIIDKDSGEIVGSTRFLNISIPNRNLEIGWTWLSPTVWRTRINTECKYLLLKHCFETLGTIRVQIKTDSRNVRSQQAIERIGGVKEGVHRNHMIMHDGYFRDTVFYSIIDKEWLQVKSNLESMLEL; the protein is encoded by the coding sequence TTGGAACTTTTCGTATGTCTGAACGAACAGCAAAGGGGTTTTGAAGAGAAAGTTATAAAAAACGAAGATTACTTAACAACTTTTCAAATTTACTTAACAGCATTAGAAAATTACTTAACAACTTCGCAAATTTACTTAACAGCAATGGAAAATTACTTAACAACTTTTCAAATTTACTTAACAGCATTAGAAAATTACTTAACAACTTCGCAAATTTACTTAACAGCAATGGAAAATTACTTAACAACTTCGCAAATATATTTAACAACATCCGAAAATTACTTAACAACCGTTAAAATTGTGAGGTTATTCAACTTAAGTATTTTAATAAAGGAGAGAACTATTATGGAAATAACACCAGTAGTACTATCAGGAGATAGAGTAAAGATACAACCTATGGAACTTCATCACGTACAGGAGTTGTTTGAGGCGGGGAACAATCCTAATATATGGGCATACATGTCAATGAATGTTCGATCGATTGAAGATATGAAAAATCTTGTGACGGGAGCACTTCAAGCGAGAGAGCAAGGAAGTGAATTCCCTTTTGTTATCATCGATAAGGATTCGGGGGAAATTGTGGGAAGCACTCGTTTTCTTAACATTTCCATACCAAACCGTAACTTGGAAATTGGGTGGACGTGGCTGTCTCCAACTGTTTGGCGAACTAGAATTAATACAGAATGCAAATATCTTCTATTGAAACACTGCTTTGAAACACTTGGTACCATTCGTGTTCAAATCAAAACAGACAGTCGAAATGTTAGGTCACAACAAGCAATTGAGCGGATTGGTGGGGTTAAAGAAGGGGTACATCGAAATCATATGATTATGCATGACGGGTATTTTAGAGACACTGTGTTTTACAGTATAATTGACAAAGAATGGTTGCAAGTGAAGAGCAATTTGGAGAGTATGTTGGAGTTGTAA
- a CDS encoding GNAT family N-acetyltransferase produces the protein MTKIELMKDSEVDIVASFISELNSIEQSHIGYCGKDRLEIAHSIREDITDIAYNNSFLTVYDEGELIGVIGFDSDLESNSAEVWGPFIKEDKWNIVNSLWKRMIELLPDEINSISMFPNKENKQVLQLAKELSFNKHSDQTILNYNRSRVKELEEIPMLELGERFYTEMKQLHDQSFPNTYYSGQQIINRLNDDRKVFVIENDGQLSGYIYVEAEPDYGEASIEFFAVHESERGKGIGQKLLTVALKWLFTIESIESINLCVNSSNQTAINLYKKVGFQQTHELCFFTKNL, from the coding sequence ATGACAAAAATAGAACTAATGAAAGATTCCGAAGTTGATATTGTTGCTAGTTTCATATCAGAACTGAACAGTATCGAACAATCTCATATTGGATATTGTGGCAAAGATCGGTTAGAAATTGCCCATTCAATAAGAGAAGACATCACAGATATTGCTTATAATAACAGCTTTTTGACTGTGTATGATGAAGGCGAATTAATTGGTGTTATAGGATTTGATTCGGATCTTGAGAGTAATAGTGCTGAAGTATGGGGACCTTTTATTAAGGAAGACAAGTGGAACATTGTTAATAGCTTATGGAAGAGAATGATAGAATTACTTCCTGATGAAATAAACTCTATTAGTATGTTTCCAAATAAAGAAAATAAACAAGTTCTTCAGCTTGCGAAAGAGCTATCATTTAATAAACATAGTGATCAAACGATATTGAATTATAACCGCAGTAGAGTGAAGGAATTAGAAGAGATTCCTATGTTAGAACTAGGGGAAAGGTTTTACACAGAAATGAAACAGCTGCATGATCAATCTTTTCCTAATACTTATTATAGCGGTCAACAAATTATTAACCGACTAAATGATGATAGGAAAGTATTCGTAATCGAAAATGACGGTCAATTATCCGGTTATATTTATGTAGAAGCAGAGCCAGACTATGGAGAAGCGAGTATTGAATTTTTTGCTGTTCATGAAAGTGAGAGGGGAAAAGGAATAGGGCAAAAACTATTAACTGTTGCTTTAAAATGGCTTTTCACTATTGAAAGCATCGAATCTATTAATCTTTGCGTCAATTCTAGCAATCAAACTGCTATAAATCTATATAAAAAAGTTGGATTTCAACAAACACATGAATTATGTTTTTTCACTAAGAATTTATGA
- a CDS encoding GNAT family N-acetyltransferase, with protein MATYNKPILELVQFDKCDVPGLIELSASVGWDYDEKEIGTVLSSGKIFGHKNAEGKIVSSAALIPYDSSLASIGMVIVNKEFRGFGLGKETTKKCIESVSKDTTIMLIATEEGKPLYEKMGFHTVDSVHKYICENYITISKPMNNSAVIMEDFSGVDMNEILKLDENAFGDRRSRFLMNRIKQSEKCLVVKDNNGTIVGYGLSILGPVNLLLGPIVAPDLQTASLLIDKLSSKHHGKLRIDVPSGNEEFMLLLEKSGFVNVSQPPIMVLNSVNMPPRNKTLYGIAAQIFG; from the coding sequence ATGGCCACATACAACAAACCAATATTAGAATTAGTCCAATTTGATAAATGTGATGTTCCAGGATTAATCGAGCTGTCTGCATCAGTTGGATGGGATTATGATGAAAAAGAAATTGGGACTGTTTTGTCGTCAGGTAAAATATTTGGACATAAAAATGCGGAAGGAAAAATTGTTTCTAGTGCTGCATTAATTCCTTATGATAGTTCTCTAGCTTCAATTGGTATGGTTATTGTTAATAAAGAATTTAGAGGTTTTGGGTTAGGAAAAGAGACTACGAAGAAATGTATAGAAAGTGTTTCTAAAGACACTACTATTATGCTAATTGCAACAGAAGAAGGAAAACCCCTCTATGAGAAAATGGGCTTTCATACTGTTGATTCTGTTCATAAATATATATGTGAGAACTATATAACTATTTCCAAACCGATGAATAACAGTGCTGTTATCATGGAAGATTTTAGTGGAGTCGATATGAATGAAATACTAAAGCTAGATGAGAACGCCTTTGGAGACAGAAGAAGCCGTTTTCTTATGAATAGAATAAAACAATCAGAAAAGTGTTTAGTTGTAAAAGATAATAATGGAACAATAGTGGGATATGGACTTTCTATTTTAGGACCAGTTAATCTCCTATTAGGTCCTATTGTAGCACCAGACCTCCAAACTGCATCATTATTAATAGATAAATTGTCTTCAAAGCATCATGGGAAACTAAGAATTGATGTCCCATCAGGTAATGAGGAGTTTATGTTGCTACTTGAGAAAAGTGGATTTGTTAATGTAAGTCAACCACCAATAATGGTACTCAATTCTGTTAATATGCCACCTAGAAACAAGACATTATACGGAATTGCTGCGCAAATTTTTGGGTAG
- a CDS encoding GNAT family N-acetyltransferase: MEKIDYLELRHFSDEYMDTLNSFRLPEEQVQFTSLPINYKVVTEGQQRIVILNDKEPVGFFLLHSTERVKEYSDNPKAMLLTALSIDQTQQGKGYAKKAMLLLRDFIANEFPNCKEIVLAVNHRNIAAQQLYLKVGFRDTGIRRIGPIGEQFILSLVF, from the coding sequence ATGGAGAAAATCGATTACTTGGAATTAAGACATTTTTCAGATGAATATATGGATACTTTGAATTCTTTTCGACTTCCTGAAGAGCAAGTTCAATTCACGTCGTTGCCAATTAATTATAAGGTAGTAACAGAGGGCCAGCAAAGGATCGTTATACTTAATGATAAGGAACCAGTTGGATTCTTCTTATTGCATTCAACTGAAAGAGTGAAAGAATACTCAGACAATCCCAAAGCTATGTTACTAACAGCATTATCTATAGACCAGACTCAACAAGGAAAAGGTTATGCGAAGAAAGCAATGTTGTTACTAAGGGATTTTATTGCGAATGAATTTCCAAATTGTAAAGAAATCGTATTAGCGGTTAATCACAGAAATATAGCTGCTCAACAACTATATTTGAAAGTTGGATTTCGGGATACGGGAATTAGAAGAATTGGTCCTATTGGTGAACAGTTCATATTGAGTTTAGTATTTTAA
- a CDS encoding ASCH domain-containing protein, with amino-acid sequence MGLYGEYFQSIKEGKKKIEVRLNDEKRRKIKVGDTIEFTRVPEQDETLQAQVVNLKIYDSFQAMYEDIPFQDFDCEGWTMQEMMDGTYEIYTPEQEKNWGALAIAIKYKD; translated from the coding sequence ATGGGGTTGTACGGAGAGTATTTTCAATCAATTAAAGAGGGTAAGAAGAAGATTGAAGTACGTTTAAACGATGAGAAAAGAAGAAAGATAAAAGTTGGAGATACGATTGAATTTACTAGAGTTCCTGAACAAGATGAAACATTACAAGCACAAGTTGTGAATCTGAAAATATACGATTCGTTTCAAGCGATGTATGAAGATATTCCTTTTCAAGATTTTGATTGTGAAGGTTGGACAATGCAAGAAATGATGGATGGTACATATGAGATATATACACCAGAGCAAGAAAAAAATTGGGGAGCTTTAGCTATTGCGATAAAATATAAGGACTAA
- a CDS encoding DUF4362 domain-containing protein: MKTINVFLVLFLGLLFISGCTGEQKSTDIYMYPDNIPLPYIKVPEDIVDIHGELENKERFDEFFLNVEQGIEDSIRVVRYTTEGAPILYDYDFDKEAIKVKIDSTRDGFGQKEIIHTTCSAIKVDETSSRTSYNLKRCIPKIEDNTILIIEHK, translated from the coding sequence TTGAAAACAATAAACGTTTTTCTCGTTTTATTTCTTGGGCTTCTATTTATATCTGGTTGTACGGGTGAACAAAAGTCAACAGATATTTATATGTATCCTGATAATATTCCCCTTCCATATATTAAAGTTCCAGAAGATATAGTTGATATACATGGTGAGCTAGAAAATAAAGAAAGATTTGATGAATTTTTTCTAAATGTAGAACAAGGGATAGAGGATAGTATCAGAGTTGTTAGGTATACAACTGAAGGTGCTCCTATACTTTATGATTATGATTTTGATAAAGAAGCAATAAAGGTGAAAATTGACTCAACAAGAGATGGTTTTGGTCAAAAAGAAATTATTCATACAACTTGTAGTGCCATTAAAGTAGATGAAACTTCAAGCAGGACTAGTTACAACCTTAAAAGATGTATCCCTAAAATAGAAGACAACACAATTTTAATTATTGAACATAAGTGA
- a CDS encoding CPBP family intramembrane glutamic endopeptidase, producing the protein MDTLKGKNIIYFILLHYLILAFAFWTPLFEGFYSNIIAFVLFIFVLTLFKDVRLTISKSFNPIVFKKGSFYLALFLCVISFYIFAAIYYGRGIDLATTWYYLTHPHYTVPDRTLYKLILFSIGLVVIRPIMEEIIYRVLIQGYLQSKFNKWIALFATSFIFGIMHFDNMIHPGIHGLVYGFLNMKFKSIYPSLVLHMLWNLYALFYFNYI; encoded by the coding sequence ATGGATACATTAAAAGGTAAAAATATTATATATTTCATTTTATTACATTACTTGATATTGGCTTTTGCATTTTGGACACCTTTATTTGAGGGGTTTTATTCAAATATTATCGCATTTGTCCTATTTATTTTTGTCTTAACTCTTTTTAAAGATGTAAGATTAACTATCAGTAAATCCTTTAATCCAATTGTGTTTAAAAAAGGTTCCTTCTATTTAGCATTATTTCTTTGCGTAATATCATTTTACATTTTTGCAGCTATTTACTATGGTAGAGGAATAGACTTAGCTACAACATGGTACTATTTAACTCATCCGCATTACACGGTTCCAGATAGAACATTGTACAAACTAATATTATTTTCTATTGGATTGGTTGTTATTAGACCTATAATGGAAGAAATTATTTACCGTGTTTTAATACAGGGTTACTTACAATCAAAGTTTAATAAATGGATAGCATTATTTGCAACTTCGTTTATTTTTGGGATAATGCATTTCGACAACATGATACACCCTGGTATTCACGGGCTAGTTTATGGTTTTTTGAATATGAAATTCAAATCAATATATCCCTCACTAGTACTACATATGCTTTGGAACCTTTATGCATTATTTTACTTTAATTACATTTAA
- a CDS encoding GNAT family N-acetyltransferase has protein sequence MISFRNVQSTDLEQLLKIENEGFSKEEAATREAFVERIRLISDTFIVAEKAGEIIGYINGPVINKPYITDDLFAKIKQNPNRGGFQSVLGIAVSKKVRKQGIAKMLMGKMGELVEEYEREGITLTCKGELVSFYEKLGFVNHGMSKSQHGGTQWYNMVKLRESVG, from the coding sequence ATGATTTCTTTTAGAAATGTTCAATCTACAGACTTAGAACAGTTGTTAAAGATTGAGAACGAAGGGTTTTCGAAAGAAGAAGCTGCCACGAGAGAAGCTTTTGTGGAGAGGATTCGTTTAATATCTGATACATTCATTGTCGCAGAAAAGGCAGGGGAAATCATAGGTTATATTAATGGACCTGTCATTAATAAGCCTTACATAACTGATGACCTTTTTGCGAAAATCAAACAGAATCCGAATAGAGGAGGATTTCAGAGTGTATTAGGAATAGCTGTTTCCAAGAAGGTCAGGAAACAAGGAATTGCTAAAATGTTGATGGGGAAAATGGGAGAACTGGTAGAAGAATATGAAAGGGAAGGCATCACGTTAACGTGTAAAGGCGAATTAGTTTCTTTCTATGAGAAATTAGGTTTTGTTAACCATGGCATGAGTAAATCACAACATGGGGGAACACAATGGTACAACATGGTTAAGTTAAGAGAGAGTGTGGGGTGA